One genomic segment of Hemibagrus wyckioides isolate EC202008001 linkage group LG08, SWU_Hwy_1.0, whole genome shotgun sequence includes these proteins:
- the clk4a gene encoding dual specificity protein kinase CLK4 isoform X1, whose amino-acid sequence MRQRESTSRSPARENGWKEKAGRRKRHRRESHSSERENKYRKHHHHRKSCDGHYLESWSLNEKQETKVRAVDSGYDKESHVSVSREKERHRVRHRDRDWHHYSKSSGYSGQSSRHGRRRSRSRSRHRRSHSRSHRRKRSRSVEDDEEGHLIYHSGDILRARYEIVCTLGEGAFGKVVECIDHKNRSARVALKIIKNIERYRDAAMSEVEVLELMNTLDSERKYCCVRMLDWFDHHGHVCIAFELLGLSTFDFLKENNFQPFPIDQIRHMAYQIIKAVKFMHKNKLTHTDLKPENILFVDSEYELEYNARMKRDERTVKNPNVKVVDFGNATFEHEHHTTVVSTRHYRAPEVILELGWDYSCDVWSVGCILIEYYLGTTLFQTHDSKEHLAMMERVLGPIPTHMLQKTRKRRYVHRDKLDWDMHTSSGRYVRKHCKPLRNYMISRSRSHEDLFDLLEKMLEYDVTKRITLDDAIKHPFFDCLKKSHK is encoded by the exons ATGAGGCAGCGAGAAAGCACGAGTCGTTCACCGGCCAGAGAAAACGGCTGGAAGGAAAAGGCTGGGAGGCGAAAGCGCCACCGGAGAGAGTCACACAGCAGTGAACGAGAAAACAAGTACcgtaaacatcaccatcatcgcAAAAGCTGTGACGG GCATTACTTGGAGAGTTGGAGTCTGAACGAAAAGCAGGAGACGAAGGTCAGAGCTGTGGATTCAGGGTACGATAAGGAGAGCCATGTGAGCGTCTCAAGGGAGAAGGAGAGGCATCGTGTCCGCCACAGAGACCGGGACTGGCACCACTACAGCAAATCATCCGGATACAGTGGCCAGAGCAGCCGGCACGGGCGGAGACGCAGCCGTAGCCGCTCTCGTCATCGTCGCTCTCACTCG AGGAGCCATCGCAGGAAAAGATCCAGAAGtgttgaggatgatgaggaggggCACCTGATCTATCACAGTGGAGACATACTCAGGGCGAGAT ATGAGATCGTGTGCACGCTAGGAGAGGGTGCTTTTGGGAAAGTAGTTGAATGCATCGATCACAAAAA TCGAAGTGCTCGTGTTGCACTGAAGATCATAAAAAACATTGAACGTTATCGAGATGCAGCCATGTCTGAGGTCGAAGTGCTGGAACTCATGAACACTCTGGACAGTGAAAGAAAATA CTGTTGTGTGCGTATGCTTGACTGGTTTGACCACCACGGCCATGTGTGCATCGCGTTTGAACTGCTTGGATTGAGCACTTTTGACTTCCTCAAAGAGAACAACTTCCAGCCATTTCCAATTGACCAGATCAGGCACATGGCCTACCAGATCATCAAAGCAGTCAAGT TCATGCACAAAAACAAGCTGACTCACACAGACCTGAAACCAGAGAACATCTTGTTTGTGGATTCGGAGTATGAGCTCGAGTACAACGCCAGAATG aaaagagatgagagaacTGTGAAGAACCCTAATGTGAAAGTGGTTGATTTTGGGAACGCCACATTCGAGCACGAGCATCACACCACAGTTGTGTCCACACGGCATTACCGTGCACCTGAAGTCATTCTGG AGCTGGGATGGGATTATTCCTGTGATGTTTGGAGCGTGGGTTGCATTCTTATTGAATATTACCTTGGAACTACACTCTTCCAG ACCCATGACAGTAAAGAACATCTGGCCATGATGGAAAGAGTCCTGGGTCCCATACCAACGCACATGCTCCAGAAAACAAG GAAACGCCGATATGTCCACCGTGACAAACTAGACTGGGACATGCACACCTCGTCAGGACGATACGTTCGGAAACACTGCAAGCCTCTCAGA AACTATATGATCTCCAGAAGCCGATCCCATGAGGATCTGTTTGACCTCCTtgagaagatgttggagtacgATGTGACGAAGCGGATCACTCTGGACGATGCCATTAAACATCCTTTCTTTGACTGTCTTAAGAAGAGCCATAAGTGA
- the clk4a gene encoding dual specificity protein kinase CLK4 isoform X2, translating to MSEVEVLELMNTLDSERKYCCVRMLDWFDHHGHVCIAFELLGLSTFDFLKENNFQPFPIDQIRHMAYQIIKAVKFMHKNKLTHTDLKPENILFVDSEYELEYNARMKRDERTVKNPNVKVVDFGNATFEHEHHTTVVSTRHYRAPEVILELGWDYSCDVWSVGCILIEYYLGTTLFQTHDSKEHLAMMERVLGPIPTHMLQKTRKRRYVHRDKLDWDMHTSSGRYVRKHCKPLRNYMISRSRSHEDLFDLLEKMLEYDVTKRITLDDAIKHPFFDCLKKSHK from the exons ATGTCTGAGGTCGAAGTGCTGGAACTCATGAACACTCTGGACAGTGAAAGAAAATA CTGTTGTGTGCGTATGCTTGACTGGTTTGACCACCACGGCCATGTGTGCATCGCGTTTGAACTGCTTGGATTGAGCACTTTTGACTTCCTCAAAGAGAACAACTTCCAGCCATTTCCAATTGACCAGATCAGGCACATGGCCTACCAGATCATCAAAGCAGTCAAGT TCATGCACAAAAACAAGCTGACTCACACAGACCTGAAACCAGAGAACATCTTGTTTGTGGATTCGGAGTATGAGCTCGAGTACAACGCCAGAATG aaaagagatgagagaacTGTGAAGAACCCTAATGTGAAAGTGGTTGATTTTGGGAACGCCACATTCGAGCACGAGCATCACACCACAGTTGTGTCCACACGGCATTACCGTGCACCTGAAGTCATTCTGG AGCTGGGATGGGATTATTCCTGTGATGTTTGGAGCGTGGGTTGCATTCTTATTGAATATTACCTTGGAACTACACTCTTCCAG ACCCATGACAGTAAAGAACATCTGGCCATGATGGAAAGAGTCCTGGGTCCCATACCAACGCACATGCTCCAGAAAACAAG GAAACGCCGATATGTCCACCGTGACAAACTAGACTGGGACATGCACACCTCGTCAGGACGATACGTTCGGAAACACTGCAAGCCTCTCAGA AACTATATGATCTCCAGAAGCCGATCCCATGAGGATCTGTTTGACCTCCTtgagaagatgttggagtacgATGTGACGAAGCGGATCACTCTGGACGATGCCATTAAACATCCTTTCTTTGACTGTCTTAAGAAGAGCCATAAGTGA
- the rack1 gene encoding small ribosomal subunit protein RACK1 codes for MTEQMTVRGTLKGHSGWVTQIATTPQFPDMILSASRDKTVIMWKLTRDETNYGVPQRALRGHSHFVSDVVISSDGQFALSGSWDGTLRLWDLTTGTTTRRFVGHTKDVLSVAFSADNRQIVSGSRDKTIKLWNTLGVCKYTIQDESHTEWVSCVRFSPNSSNPIIVSCGWDKMVKVWNLANCKLKTNHIGHTGYLNTVTVSPDGSLCASGGKDGQAMLWDLNEGKHLYTLDGGDTINALCFSPNRYWLCAATGPSIKIWDLEGKIIVDELKQEVISTNSKAEPPQCTSLAWSADGQTLFAGYTDNLIRVWQVTIGTR; via the exons ATGACGGAGCAGATGACcgtgagaggcaccctgaagGGCCATAGCGGATGGGTCACTCAGATCGCCACCACACCACAGTTTCCCGACATGATTCTGTCAGCTTCTCGGG ACAAGACCGTCATCATGTGGAAGCTGACCCGTGACGAGACTAACTACGGTGTTCCCCAGCGCGCTCTGAGAGGACACTCGCACTTCGTGAGCGACGTGGTGATCTCGTCTGATGGCCAGTTTGCTCTGTCCGGCTCGTGGGACGGCACTCTGCGCCTCTGGGACCTGACAAC TGGCACAACAACTCGCCGCTTTGTGGGCCACACCAAAGATGTCCTGAGCGTGGCTTTCTCTGCTGATAACCGCCAGATCGTGTCTGGATCCAGGGATAAAACCATCAAGCTGTGGAACACTCTGGGAGTCTGCAAGTACACCATCCAG GACGAGAGCCACACTGAGTGGGTGTCCTGTGTGCGTTTCTCCCCAAACAGCAGCAACCCCATCATCGTGTCCTGCGGCTGGGACAAGATGGTCAAG GTCTGGAATCTCGCCAACTGCAAGCTGAAGACGAACCACATCGGCCACACGGGCTACCTGAACACCGTCACCGTGTCTCCCGACGGCTCGCTCTGTGCGTCCGGTGGAAAG GACGGCCAGGCCATGCTGTGGGATCTGAACGAAGGGAAGCACCTGTACACTCTGGATGGAGGAGATACCATCAATGCCCTCTGCTTCAGCCCTAACCGCTACTGGCTCTGCGCTGCAACTGGCCCTAGCATCAAGATCTGG GACCTCGAGGGGAAGATTATCGTCGATGAACTGAAACAGGAGGTGATCAGCACCAACAGCAAAGCTGAGCCTCCACAGTGTACATCTCTGGCCTGGTCTGCTGATGGACAG ACGCTGTTCGCTGGCTACACCGACAATCTGATCAGAGTGTGGCAGGTCACCATTGGAACACGATAA
- the nme5 gene encoding nucleoside diphosphate kinase homolog 5 — protein MEEDTLEPQHTRSPRIFVERTLALIKPDAADKADEIEDIILLSGFTILQKRKLQLSPEQCSDFYAKHYGQPFFPSLTAFMSSGPVIALALARHRAIATWKSLMGPSNSTKAKETHPESLRARFGTSDLRNAVHGSETFSAAERELKFMFPNSVIEPIPKGEAATDYLSRNINPTLLSGLTELCKTKPADPFTWLADWLIQNNPNKPQISEGTVVENAS, from the exons ATGGAAGAAGACACACTAGAGCCTCAGCACACGCGCTCACCTCGCATTTTTGTAGAAAGGACCTTAGCTTTGATCAAACCCGACGCTGCGGATAAAGCAGATGAAATCGAGGATATAATCCTACTGTCGGGATTCACTATTTTGCAG AAACGTAAGCTTCAACTGAGCCCAGAGCAGTGCAGTGACTTCTACGCCAAGCATTATGGCCAGCCGTTTTTTCCGAGCTTGACAGCGTTCATGAGCTCTGGCCCGGTCATTGCTCTTGCGCTGGCAAGGCATCGAGCCATTGCTACCTGGAAAAGTCTGATGGGACCAAGCAACAGCACCAAAGCCAAAGAAACCCATCCTGAAAG CCTGAGAGCTAGATTTGGGACATCTGACTTGAGGAATGCTGTGCATGGCAGTGAAACATTTTCCGCAGCCGAAAGGGAGCTCAAGTTCATGTTTCCCAACT CTGTAATTGAACCCATTCCTAAGGGTGAAGCTGCCACAGATTACCTGAGCAGGAATATAAATCCAACACTCCTCTCCGGACTGACTGAACTCTGCAAAACGAAACCAGCCGATCCCTTC ACATGGCTGGCCGATTGGCTGATTCAAAACAACCCAAACAAACCCCAGATAAGTGAAGGGACTGTAGTTGAAAATGCATCTTGA